The proteins below are encoded in one region of Aequorivita iocasae:
- a CDS encoding stage II sporulation protein M, which produces MREAAFVKQNKEKWIAFEKAITLNSKISPDQLADHYLHLTNDLAYAQTYYPDSKALQYLNSLASQAHQKIYKNKKETKNRIVSFWKEEFPLFFKEHQRMLFFSFLLFATATAIGAISALNDDSFVRLILGDGYVNETLNNIDKGDPTAIYNSGSEIGTFLGITINNIRVAFLAYAFGVITSLGTAYILFSNGVMLGAFFTFFYNRDLLFEASKSIWLHGTIEISVIVIAGCAGMVMGNSILFPKTYSRKVSFLKGAKDGLKIVVSTIPFFIIAGFIEGFITRYSNMPVWLAMTIIFSSLALIIFYYVIYPIILNRKHARQIYTT; this is translated from the coding sequence ATGCGCGAAGCAGCATTCGTCAAGCAAAATAAGGAAAAATGGATTGCTTTTGAAAAAGCAATCACACTTAATTCAAAAATAAGTCCAGACCAGCTTGCCGACCATTACCTCCACTTGACCAACGACCTCGCCTATGCGCAAACCTATTATCCCGATAGCAAGGCGCTCCAGTATTTGAATTCATTGGCATCACAAGCGCATCAAAAAATTTATAAAAACAAAAAGGAGACAAAAAACCGTATTGTAAGTTTTTGGAAGGAAGAGTTTCCGTTGTTTTTCAAGGAGCACCAACGCATGCTTTTTTTCTCTTTTTTGCTTTTTGCGACAGCTACAGCCATTGGCGCCATTTCAGCATTGAATGATGATTCCTTTGTACGGTTGATTCTTGGTGATGGTTATGTAAATGAAACCTTGAATAATATTGACAAAGGCGACCCAACCGCCATCTACAACAGCGGGAGCGAGATTGGCACTTTTTTGGGAATCACTATTAACAACATTCGCGTAGCGTTTTTGGCATATGCTTTCGGAGTAATTACCTCTTTAGGTACGGCTTACATACTATTCAGTAATGGAGTGATGCTCGGGGCATTTTTCACTTTTTTCTATAACCGCGATTTACTTTTTGAAGCTTCAAAAAGCATTTGGCTGCACGGAACCATTGAGATTTCGGTAATCGTAATTGCAGGCTGCGCGGGAATGGTGATGGGCAACAGTATTCTTTTTCCAAAAACATATTCTCGGAAAGTTTCATTTTTAAAAGGCGCGAAGGACGGCCTTAAGATTGTGGTTAGCACCATTCCCTTTTTCATCATTGCAGGGTTTATTGAAGGCTTTATAACCCGTTACAGCAATATGCCTGTATGGTTGGCAATGACCATTATTTTTAGCTCCTTGGCACTTATTATTTTTTATTACGTTATTTATCCAATTATCCTCAACAGAAAGCATGCAAGACAAATATATACCACTTAA
- a CDS encoding RDD family protein → MANLEINTTQNVNLDYKIVSVGERILAFLIDIFLFSVYFFIVELATEAMNMAFSDNWTVFGLQQLLLLPVMFYSLYMHTLFNGRTVGKMALKTRVVKVDGNPARWSDYMVLWMLRLVDIWIFLGSIGLLSIIFSDKRQRVGDHAAGTVVISTKNKVKISHTILEEIAEDYQPKFLNVTKLTDKDARLIKETYLIALKSNDFKTLHTLRKKVESVLETSSDLYDKQYIDTVLRDYNHYTQNM, encoded by the coding sequence ATGGCAAACTTAGAAATCAATACAACCCAAAACGTAAACCTAGACTATAAAATAGTTAGTGTTGGGGAGCGCATCTTAGCCTTTTTAATAGACATCTTCCTTTTTTCTGTATACTTTTTTATTGTAGAATTGGCTACTGAAGCTATGAATATGGCTTTTAGTGATAATTGGACGGTTTTTGGTTTGCAACAATTGCTACTTTTGCCAGTAATGTTCTATTCGCTGTATATGCATACACTTTTCAACGGAAGGACAGTCGGCAAAATGGCTTTGAAAACACGAGTTGTAAAAGTAGATGGAAATCCCGCCCGCTGGAGCGATTACATGGTTTTGTGGATGCTGCGTTTGGTAGATATTTGGATCTTTTTGGGTTCCATTGGGTTGCTATCCATTATTTTTTCTGATAAAAGACAGCGTGTGGGAGACCACGCTGCGGGAACGGTCGTGATAAGTACAAAAAACAAAGTAAAAATAAGCCATACCATTTTAGAAGAAATAGCTGAAGATTACCAACCTAAGTTTTTAAACGTCACGAAGCTCACCGATAAAGACGCTAGACTTATAAAGGAAACGTATCTTATCGCACTAAAATCAAACGATTTCAAAACACTACATACACTTAGGAAGAAAGTGGAAAGTGTTTTGGAAACTTCTTCAGATTTATATGACAAACAATATATAGATACCGTTTTGCGCGATTATAATCATTATACACAGAACATGTGA
- a CDS encoding trimeric intracellular cation channel family protein yields the protein MNLILLIDILGTIAFAISGVLTALNKRLDPFGILIIAFVTAVGGGTLRDVLIDANVAWMRNLTFVYVIFCSTIFAVVFRKRLGYIRRSLFLFDTIGIALYTIVGVEKGIAAGFHPIICVALGTMTACFGGVLRDILCNEIPIIFRKEIYATACILGASAYFLLHFTPISEDFIVIISGSIVIIVRLFAVYFNLSLPSIYRKDELENR from the coding sequence GTGAACCTGATATTATTAATAGATATTTTGGGGACCATTGCGTTTGCCATTTCTGGAGTACTAACGGCACTCAACAAACGCTTGGACCCATTTGGAATTTTGATAATTGCCTTTGTAACTGCTGTTGGCGGTGGAACTTTGCGCGATGTTCTTATTGATGCAAACGTAGCTTGGATGCGTAACCTGACCTTTGTTTACGTTATTTTCTGCTCTACAATTTTTGCGGTAGTTTTCAGAAAAAGACTTGGTTACATTCGCAGATCACTGTTTTTGTTTGACACTATCGGTATCGCGCTATACACTATTGTAGGTGTGGAAAAAGGCATTGCCGCAGGTTTTCACCCTATAATTTGTGTTGCTTTGGGAACAATGACGGCCTGTTTTGGAGGAGTTTTGCGAGATATTCTTTGTAATGAAATCCCGATTATCTTCAGAAAGGAAATTTATGCCACGGCTTGTATTTTGGGTGCTTCGGCCTATTTTCTTTTACATTTTACCCCAATTTCTGAAGATTTTATAGTTATCATTTCTGGGTCAATTGTAATTATAGTTCGTTTGTTTGCCGTTTATTTCAATCTTTCGTTGCCGAGTATTTATAGGAAGGATGAGTTGGAAAATAGATAA
- a CDS encoding peptidylprolyl isomerase → MKKLFVYSLGIVLFFGSCEDKKKQSETDVEVQKENKNDSEQNIKIDSAKTDYPEITNDNVVSFLTEYGKENPETKVLVTTRFGDIELELYEDTPLHRANFIYLVKQHYFDETFFHRVVPNFIIQAGNSDLVSTQKKRAELGKEYLLPAEIVPGRIHEYGTVSGAKEYRENPDNRTAPYEFFIFLGPKSSTTHLNGKYTIFGKVTKGMDVVEEISKVKADDGDWPLNNIYISAKVIE, encoded by the coding sequence ATGAAGAAGTTGTTTGTTTATAGCCTGGGAATTGTTCTGTTCTTTGGAAGCTGTGAAGATAAGAAAAAGCAGTCCGAAACTGATGTTGAAGTTCAAAAGGAAAATAAAAATGATAGTGAGCAAAATATAAAAATTGATTCGGCAAAAACAGACTATCCTGAAATTACGAACGATAATGTGGTTTCGTTTTTAACCGAATACGGAAAGGAAAACCCCGAAACAAAGGTTTTGGTAACTACCCGTTTTGGCGATATTGAATTAGAACTTTACGAAGACACGCCGCTGCACCGTGCAAATTTTATCTATTTGGTGAAGCAGCACTATTTTGACGAAACCTTTTTTCATCGCGTGGTTCCAAATTTTATAATTCAAGCTGGCAATAGTGATTTGGTTTCAACGCAGAAAAAACGCGCAGAGCTAGGGAAGGAATACTTGCTTCCCGCGGAAATCGTTCCCGGCCGAATTCATGAATACGGAACGGTTTCGGGCGCAAAGGAATACCGCGAGAACCCCGATAACAGAACAGCTCCGTATGAATTTTTCATCTTCCTTGGGCCAAAATCCTCTACAACGCATTTGAACGGAAAATACACCATCTTTGGGAAAGTGACCAAGGGTATGGACGTGGTAGAGGAAATTTCAAAGGTGAAAGCGGACGATGGGGATTGGCCTTTGAACAATATTTATATTAGTGCTAAGGTGATTGAGTGA
- a CDS encoding NUDIX hydrolase, whose amino-acid sequence MDFRDFEKRIVKVTKMELPGETVQFKMAPMERLQELKRVARGKNTAKRAGVMSLFYPSEDFETRLILILRKTYKGVHSAQVGFPGGKLEDKDNSIQDAALRETEEEVGVSRNTISVLKALTEIYIPPSNFFVQPFLGITAQSPKFIPQEEEVEALIEVTLRDLMDDLNITTQTLSTSYAKSIEVPAFKLNGHIVWGATAMMLNEVRELLKKVL is encoded by the coding sequence ATGGATTTTCGCGATTTTGAAAAACGGATTGTAAAAGTAACAAAAATGGAACTTCCAGGCGAAACGGTCCAATTTAAAATGGCGCCTATGGAGCGTTTGCAGGAACTGAAGCGCGTTGCCCGCGGAAAAAACACAGCAAAAAGGGCAGGGGTGATGTCTCTTTTTTATCCGTCGGAAGATTTTGAAACGCGGTTGATTTTAATTCTTCGGAAAACATATAAAGGCGTTCACTCAGCACAGGTTGGTTTTCCCGGCGGCAAACTTGAAGATAAAGATAATTCCATACAAGATGCGGCCTTACGTGAAACCGAAGAAGAAGTAGGCGTTTCGCGAAATACCATTTCGGTTTTAAAAGCGCTAACAGAAATCTATATACCGCCCAGTAATTTTTTTGTGCAGCCTTTTTTAGGAATAACCGCCCAATCCCCAAAATTTATTCCGCAGGAAGAAGAAGTGGAAGCACTGATAGAAGTAACCCTCCGCGACTTGATGGACGATTTGAATATAACCACACAAACCCTGTCCACCTCCTACGCCAAAAGCATCGAAGTGCCGGCGTTCAAACTAAACGGACATATAGTATGGGGAGCTACAGCTATGATGCTCAACGAAGTGCGCGAATTGCTTAAAAAGGTACTGTAA